From the genome of Candidatus Aminicenantes bacterium, one region includes:
- a CDS encoding S41 family peptidase, with amino-acid sequence MRKAAFLLILAVLSASTLSGQVAPSVFDAAEKKAAIDALCKNLEQEYIFPDVTAKYVRMLRDNLKSGKYDGIGQPQEFAAAVTNDLMSVHRDLHLSLRFNPNWVKEERNRKELDEEAIRRNERRSRASNYGFNEIKILPGNIGYLKLDEFTYDTGARDAAVGAMSLLSNADALIIDLRTNGGGSPEMVQFLCSYFLANPRQHLNSFSYKDPDKLTQYWTYTYLPGKRLDQADLYLLTSESTFSAAEEFTYNLKNLKRATVIGETTGGGAHDNKFVALTDNFMMSLPFARAVNPITKSNWEEVGVEPDIKVAQSIALATAQALASRKLAEKEKDPEFKAYYQWHHDAYNAVLHPVTIGPEASRSYVGTYGPRTITLEGELLFYQRQGQTKMKMTLIGDDCFMVEGNDNFRLKFIKEGERIVAVEGRNPSGAVDRHPRSK; translated from the coding sequence ATGAGAAAAGCGGCTTTCTTGCTGATCCTGGCCGTTTTATCGGCTTCCACCCTGTCCGGACAGGTCGCCCCATCCGTCTTCGACGCCGCGGAGAAAAAGGCGGCCATCGACGCCCTCTGCAAGAATCTGGAGCAGGAGTACATCTTTCCTGATGTCACCGCGAAATACGTCCGCATGCTGAGGGACAATCTCAAATCCGGAAAATACGATGGCATCGGACAGCCCCAAGAGTTCGCTGCGGCGGTCACAAACGATCTGATGTCCGTGCACAGGGACTTACACCTTTCCCTCCGGTTCAATCCGAATTGGGTGAAGGAGGAGAGAAACAGGAAGGAGCTCGATGAGGAAGCGATCAGGCGCAACGAAAGGAGAAGCCGGGCCTCCAACTACGGATTCAATGAAATCAAGATCCTTCCGGGCAATATCGGGTATCTCAAGCTCGACGAGTTCACCTACGACACGGGGGCCCGGGACGCCGCCGTGGGGGCCATGAGCCTTTTGTCGAATGCCGACGCCCTGATCATCGACTTGAGGACGAACGGCGGCGGCTCCCCGGAAATGGTCCAGTTCCTATGCAGCTATTTCCTGGCCAATCCGCGCCAGCACCTCAATTCCTTCTCTTACAAAGACCCGGACAAGCTGACCCAGTACTGGACCTACACATATCTCCCGGGGAAGAGGCTGGACCAAGCCGATCTCTACCTGTTGACCAGCGAATCCACGTTTTCCGCCGCGGAAGAGTTCACCTACAATCTGAAGAACCTGAAGCGGGCTACCGTCATCGGGGAAACCACCGGGGGCGGCGCACACGATAACAAGTTCGTCGCCCTCACCGACAATTTCATGATGAGCCTGCCCTTTGCCCGGGCCGTCAATCCCATCACCAAATCCAATTGGGAAGAAGTCGGCGTCGAACCCGACATCAAGGTCGCCCAGAGCATCGCCCTGGCGACGGCCCAGGCGCTCGCCAGCCGGAAGCTGGCCGAGAAGGAGAAGGACCCGGAGTTCAAGGCCTACTATCAGTGGCACCACGATGCGTACAACGCCGTCCTCCATCCGGTGACCATCGGGCCGGAGGCGTCGCGATCCTATGTCGGAACCTACGGTCCTCGCACGATCACTCTGGAAGGCGAATTGCTCTTCTACCAGAGGCAAGGGCAGACGAAAATGAAAATGACCCTGATCGGCGACGACTGCTTCATGGTGGAAGGAAACGATAATTTTAGACTTAAATTCATCAAAGAAGGGGAACGCATCGTCGCGGTGGAAGGCCGCAACCCGTCCGGAGCCGTCGACAGGCATCCCCGAAGCAAATGA